aagccctaggctcagtggtttaaccacagcgccaactgttaagaagtatattttttgggggggggcaagagagtcgggccctaagctatagcttgtttagcttatacgtaaatccggcactggtgggaccctaataataataataataatagtaacaacaacaacaacaacaacaacaacaacagcagcagcaacaatatatgtgtaccccgcccatcccgctggcttttcccagccactctgggtggcttccaacaaagactgaaatacattaaaatatcacacattaaaaacttccctaaacagggctgccttcagatgctttctaaatgtaaggtagttgtttatctctttgacatctgatgggaggacattccacagggtgggggccactactgagaagaccctctgcctgttgcttctcgcagtgagggaaccgccagaaggccctcggaggaaaacctcagtgtccgggcagaacggtggagacactccttcaggtattctggaccgaggctatttagggctttaaaggtcagcaccaacactttgaattgtgctcagaaacgtactgggagccaatgtaggtctttcaagaccggtgttacatggtcttggtggccgctcccagtcaccagtctagctgccgcattctggattagttgtagtttctcggtcactttcaaaggtagccccacatggagcgcattgcagtagtccaagcgagagataactagagcatgcaccactctggtgagacagtccgcgggcaggtagggtctcagcctgcgtaccagatggagctggaagggaaccccaaaatAAGCCAATGAAAATAATCCTGCTCACCCCAGGGATACAGAATGAATACCATTTGGagggggttggaatggagtaTTTCCAGAAGGGATCACTTGGAACCCTGAATCCAAGCACTCAACGCACTTCTGCTTTTCATAAAATGGCTGTGGTTGCATTTTCCTGATGAAACTTTATCAACTCCGCAGAATCTCCTTCGAACTGCTGCAAAGTCACGCTGAGGGTCTTACTGGCAGTCAGCATCGCTCTGAATGTGGCCCTGATCGTTGTTCTTATAGGTAGGCTTCTGACGTATTCTAACTCATGGTGGGGCTGCCACCTCTTTTTCCTGGCCCTGCTCCTGTGTCAGAgacatggggaacctcaggctgtcgccatggactggctggatgcccaagagtggtgggaggaaccagctggggaagaagactcagagccaggggactggtggtgggatgatgaggagtggctggagagagaagagggagcagactgggaggaggaggtgtaggGAGCataaagaggcaacagggtttagtgagcaggaagcagctgcggcagagagcagtccggaagcagaggcagaagcagaggtcaggcaggctgctgaaggtttgttagaagaagaggagtttggatttgatatcccgctttatcactccccttaaggagtctcaaagcggctaacattctcctttcccttcctcccccacaacaaacaccctgtgaggtgagtgaggctgagagacttcagagaagtgtgactagcccaaggtcacctgcatgtggaggagcagggaagcaaacccggttcaccagattacaagtccaccgctcttaggGGTGGTGAGATTTCTTAGGAGATCCCTGTTCCccgggaagaggggttgattgttaacCCGCTCAGGTAATTTTATCTCTGTTCAGGGAACAGGGATCTACTAACAACTCTCAAGATGACCGGCAGTGATGGGAGTCTTAAGTGTAATGCATGTTGCTATATCCTCATTATTAAGATCGGGATAATACCTTGCAAAACCAAAAACCCATCAATggactcctcctcttcttctccgcACAGTagtggagcatgctcagtagcctgCCCTCTGAGAATGTTCCAGAAGCAGGCAGGTGGGCTGATCCACGGGAGTTTGGAGGAGGCCTGGGTATTTGTTTTAAGTCTGTTTGCGGCAATTGCATATTTCTCCAGGTCCTTTATCTACCATCAGATATTGTTGCGGAATGCAGCAGATTATGCCTGCAAGAAAATGTGACCTTTATCCTGGGCAGAACTTGCCCTTGGAGTTTGAAATCTCTTGAAATGTTAgatcttcttctctctctttttttgtccagCACAGCCCCAGGAGTGCTGAAGATGTTTGTACAATCCTGCTCGATGTATCTTCAATGAGTCATAGATACAGtgtatcagggccggccctaccatggGGCAGAGGGGGGTGGTGGCAAATCCTGAGGTGCAGAGAGGGGCTAGAAAGGCTGCAGCACCGAAACTAGCTTGTTGCCCTAGCACAACCAGTGCATCAACGAGGCAACGTGAGGTGACCTGCCTCGGGTGGCATGCTCCACAGAGGGCAGGAGATCCCAAGCCAGGCTAAGTAAGCCAAAAAACACATTTGAAATCCAAAGTTGGGGAGACGCCAGCAACAACACCATGTGGAACGCACCCTTTCTGCCAAGACTGGCAGTGAAAAGGGGGCACACCCACAGAGCAGCCATGTTGCTGCTGATCTCTTCCCACCCAACCATCTGGACGGAGGACGTTGGTGGCAGGCCTTGCCTCGGGTGCAGAAAGGTGTTGGACGGCCCTACAATAAAGAAACATGTGTTTAGTTTATTATGCTATTTGTTGCCATGAGGCTTACTGTTGGTCAATGCTGGTTACATAAGGAcacaggttctctatccctgCCCTAACCTGAGCTATTCTGAAAGTTTTCCAGGTAAGAAACATGGAAGGCGGTTCCTGCTCGCCGAGTTCCCCCAATTCATGCGCCACGCTTCCAGGAAATCCAACAGGTAATCTAAACACCTTTGTCTCTCTTTTTACACAAAGCCTGCCACAACCCTCTTTAATAATTTTACCATACTGTGTGTTTGTAAGGTGGCAGTACTACTGTTGTAAGACGTCTTAAGACAAACTGCAACTTGGTGGTGAGTTTTGACCCACCAGTTAAAGACCAGTGTCCAGCTCTCATGCTTATCCCCACACATTGTTGCTGCCAAGAGGTCTGGGACCTTTTGCGAGAGTTATAATGTGTGTTTGTTGTGAATATGTGTTTACAACCCTTCCCCTTATGCCCACAAGACGTTCACACACAAGAGGAATATAAACTGGTTTGCTACCGAGCGATAGAATATATGGACGCTGCTTCAGGTAGCAAAGTTACAACTACAGGTAACTCTCAGCTTAGGTGGAGGTTACGTTCTAGGGATAGCAATCGTGTGTACTTGAACCGCTCCCTTGGAACTGCCCCTGCTCCAGCAATCTTACCTTCCAGAGCTGGCACACTGAACGGTTCTTACCACTCAAGCAAGGATATCCTCCCAGGGCTTGGTAAACAGGACATAGAGCTTAAAATCTCTTTCCACGCTGGGGAATTCCTGCACAAAAGAGCTTCTAAGCCAATCAGCCTTCTGTGCATTTAATCTGTGTGATGTCAGCCGGTCAGCCTTAAACTATGCGTAGTTTGAATCGCACGTGTTCAAAGCACGTACGGCAGCTTGCAAGTTCCCTGTATAAGCGGGAAGCAACTCACACTGTATCTTGACTCCTCGAGCCAAAGGGTAAAAAGAAGGATCCTTTTCAAAAGGGAGAGACTGGTTGGAGAACATATTGACAGGAACACCTCTGTAAAGTCCAGGGAAGCATGAGACATGTTTAGGACCAGAAAGTGTGTGTCTTGTAGAGGAAAATTTGAAAAATTGTTTGACGTTTTCAGTGGATGGGTACAAATCCTACGAAGGCGAAGtgacaagaaaaaaaataacctACTGCAAAATGGCCCAGGGAGGACTGCGTATACCCGGTTTTGTGTTGGAGGAGGAAATTGAAAACAGGGAGCAAGGAGGAATGGAAGGGTCCATTTTCATGTTGAAGTGTCTTAGGTCAACGGAAACAGGAGGCAAGGGCTGAGGAACCTTGAGCCCTGTTGCGGCCGTTGCGCCTCTGTGTCTCACCTTTAGGATTaatccccaggccacactccaCACCCAACCTGCTTGGCGCATTCCTTTTTAACCTGtggaatgggtccttgaactGAGATAAGGCCTCCTGCTGGCCTGGCTGGAGGTAGGAGAGAAGTACCAAACCTTCTCTCCTTTCTCCAGCCAGGCCAGCAGGTGAATTTAAAAACAGGTGTGCAGCTGAAATGCCAGCCTACAACACAGTCACATCTGCTGCTCTGCTTGCTTTTGCCTCTGCACCTGCCGGTcaaatacatagaatcatagagttggaagagaccacaagggccatccagtccaaccccctgccaagcaggaaacaccatcaaagcattcttgacatatgcctgtcaagcctctgcttaaagagtagacctccaaaggaggagactccaccacacttcttggcagcaaattccactgccgaacagctcttactgtcaggaagttcttcctaatgtttaggtggaagcttctttcttgtagtttgaatccattgctccgtgtccgcttctccaaGTTTTGGAAGGTGGAATGTAGCAGCCAGGGAGGAATCTCCCATCCTACGGTCTGatccttcatttcctttccttgcagcccgtgtcactctggatccagacacgGCCCACCGGCGGCTAGTGGTATCCAAGGACGAGAAAAGTGTGCGATGGGGAGAGGTGGAGCAGACTCTTCCCAACAACACCAAGAGATTTAATCAGCGCGTTTGTGTGCTGGGCAGGGAGGTATTCGATTCAGGGAAACACTGCTGGGAGGTTGGCGTGAAGGGCAAGGGGGAATGGGCAGTAGGGGTGGCCAAGGAGTCTGTGAAGAGAGAAGGGCCGACAGACTTTAGCCCCGCTGCAGGCATCTGGGGGATAGGAGAATACGAGGGACTCGGTAACTACATAGCTTTCACCACTCCCCACACAAGGCTCTCCTTTCGCAAGAGGCCACAGTGGATCCgtgtgtttttggactacactgCAGGGCAGGTGGATTTTTTCGATCCGGAAACCCAGACCACAATCTACACGTTCAGTTCAGTCAGGTTTAGTGGGGAAAAGGTTCTCCCTTGGTTCCGTGTGTGGGATGGAACTGAGCTTATTGTGCGTCCCTGAGACACTGGACTCCACACAAAAGGGTTCTGCCTCTGGAGCAGCCTAGGCTCTGTGACCCCGGAAGACCCGCCTGATGTCTCTCCATAGCACCTTCCcgtgtttttacattgttttcAATTGTCTTTAAATGGTTTGATTTCAGTTGCATTGTCCTGGGGTCCTTTGGAAGGAAAGGTGTATTACAAATATAATGAACAATAAGGAAGATCCTCTCAAATTATAGAAGCCTAGACTGAGCGGGAGGTTCctatataccggtagttaaaTCTGTATAATTGCAAGCaaactggttttctttttaaggaaaccaCGGAAGCGAGTAAGGGCGGATCTACATTGATTGATTAAACATTATTGCATATAAtgttatatacagtcgtaccttggttctcgaacacaatccgttccagaagtccattcggcgtccgaaaacgttcgaaaactaaggcgcagtttccgattggctgcaggagcttcctgcactcaatcagaagccacagaagctcgGTTTCCAAAGAAGGTTTGAAAACCGGAagacttacttccgggtttttggcgttcgggggCCAAAACGTATgagcagtgctttctttctgggggtactcaggggtacgcatacccctaaacattttgtgaatctaaatttggccttattgaggggcagtatttcaatatgagtaggaaaatgagaatgcccctaaacattttttttggggaaaagcaCTGCGTACGTGTACtaaggcgttcaagaaccaaggtacgactgtaatgttcAATGCAGTTTTCCATTGCCAGTGGCTTGCTGCTctgcagtgccctctggtgtcacattttaatgacGCATTTTAACGTTATAAACCTCGGGTGTAGGTCCTCCATAGGTGCTTTGAGTAACTTGGGAGCATGTGAGCCACGGGAGCAGGGCAACATCCTACTTTGTGCTAATCTGACATCTTGTATACATATTGTATCTTTAAGCATGGTTTAAAGATTTTGCTTACCAGACAGCTGCAAAGCAGGTTTGGCCTAGCAGATGAACCATTTCGGCCGTCTGGAATCCATACTACTTTGAGAAAAAGTTCCCGTGTGTGTTGAGAGAACAAAATTGAGACAGTTCAAACCTGGATCCTGGCAGAGAATAATGCTATTTTCATAAGCCATTTGGCTTTCTGGATTCTAGGTCAATCCCCACAAAAGCAGAAACACTTTGTTGTGTAAATATTTTGTCAGGTAATAAAGCTTTGAGTTTTCTTTTTGGGTCTGGTTATTTGTCTGTATATTCCTTTGCAAAGGAAAACCCCAGATTGTGGTCTGCTTGTTTACCCTGATACCTTTGCATTCCCTTTTGCAAAGAAAACACTTTACGCTGCGTGTCTCAGCATAGACGCATACAACAAGGCTGTTATTTGAAGTTTGCTATCCAGTTTGATCCCGGGACTGGGTTGTAGCCCTAACAATCCAATCCAACTCTGAGCTCTTCATAGAATATCAGTATGGGAGTTGTCGTTCAGCAATAGCTGGAGAGCCAAGGGTTCCCTATACCTGCtgtgagttggaagggaaccctaagggccatctagtctagtgCCCTGCAATAAATGCAGAAGGTtctacattacacacacacacacacagagagagagagagagagagagagagagagagagagagagagagagagagagagataaaacgCACTTGATTTTAAATTGCTGGTGCAAGTTTGTGGTATCTCGTGCTAACAtgataccataccctccaactcccggattgaaacaTCCGGGATCAgcggtggcgcggcaccggaagtcgcttctacgtatgtccagacatgcgtagaagcgacttccggtgccaggctgcctgtgtctgcatgtctgggcaccagaaatcgcttctgcgcatgtccagacatgcacagacaacCGGGAGCTTGGACACGGCCGCCGGCAgaagctttacgggatatttacgagATATAATCAATTCAGGATAAGAGTGGGAAACAGTaacaaaatacaggggtttcccgtgaaaaacgggatacttgacagctatgcatgatACAACATCCTTTTTGAAGTCAATCTTGCAAACTACTAAACAATAAGGAAGCTGTTTAAAATCAGCTGCAAGCCAATCACAAGTGTCCAAGAAGCCTTGTGGGGTTTTGATAGATGCCCCTGAGATTGCAAAGGAGCTATAAGTACTACCAAGCTTTGAGACGGAACAAGCTAGACAAAGGAGAAATGTCAGCTTGAGTAAGAGGTCAAAAAAGAGGCGCAACAACAAGACCCAAAGCAGaaattcaaagcagaggttggaaggccatgtatgatctagttgagattcctacgttgcagggggttagactagatgacccttgggggtcccttccaactctacaattctaatacCTTGAACGTGGCTTAGTTATACAATGGCAACCAATGCAAAGCTTTCCTCACTGGTGTAACATGCTGGTGCAGAGCTGTTCTGGCTAAAAAAATTGGAGCCCAGCATTCTGCGCTAGCTACAGTTTCCTCACCAACCTTGAGggcagccctgggaggagcacatTGAAACCATGCGAGCTAGAAATTACCAATGTCTGCACCTCTGTCCCTGTCCAGGAATGGCTACAGCTGGTGTATCAACCGAAGCTGCGACAAAGCACTCAGTCACTGAGGacagctagctctgcctccaGGGACAGCGAAGGACATAAAGCCACATTCACTTTTAATAACACTTTTAATACTCACAGGGAACCCCAggaactgtcgtttgttaagggtgcctggAATGGTGCCTCTATGGGTGAGCACTttttgcaaactacagttcctctTGGGGGttagccatgactgttaaagtgatataagatgacacaggtggagctgtggtctaaaccactgagcctcttgggctcactgatcagaaggccagcagttcgaatccccatgacggggtgagctc
Above is a window of Zootoca vivipara chromosome 2, rZooViv1.1, whole genome shotgun sequence DNA encoding:
- the LOC118081008 gene encoding butyrophilin subfamily 1 member A1-like — translated: MEDEEGYMTIDRASRDAYAPPVPPKPQESPSNCCKVTLRVLLAVSIALNVALIVVLIVFQVRNMEGGSCSPSSPNSCATLPGNPTARVTLDPDTAHRRLVVSKDEKSVRWGEVEQTLPNNTKRFNQRVCVLGREVFDSGKHCWEVGVKGKGEWAVGVAKESVKREGPTDFSPAAGIWGIGEYEGLGNYIAFTTPHTRLSFRKRPQWIRVFLDYTAGQVDFFDPETQTTIYTFSSVRFSGEKVLPWFRVWDGTELIVRP